In Streptomyces sp. NBC_01426, one genomic interval encodes:
- a CDS encoding YihY/virulence factor BrkB family protein, with protein sequence MAALWERKHHRQDRKDGRPPHRPVAADADREPPRAAPPGDRVGTPGGPRADGVQREPLRPDPSAERERLGSHASAEPERVGPDPSVERDEPDRPTEMPKRAWGKVLKGTFKEFGDDELGDRAAALTYYGILALFPALLVLTSLLGLAGPSTAQRALEQLEQLAPASAREVIADAVQQLQGRSGVGSVVAVVGLVLAVWSASGYVGAFIRAANAVYDMPEGRPVWVVLPVRLGVTVVLMVMAVASALIVVFTGGVARRAGDVLGLGDTALTVWSIAKWPVLVLLVTSMIALLYWATPNAKGRGFKWITPGSLLALLIWLAASVGFAVYVANFASYNKTYGTLAGVVVFLVWLWITNLAILLGLEFDAEMSRRRAIMGGHPADEEPYVRPRDTRAWSREERERAEHHPEPGDGPDGHAEDARV encoded by the coding sequence ATGGCAGCGCTATGGGAACGCAAGCACCACCGGCAGGACCGGAAGGACGGCCGGCCGCCACACCGGCCCGTGGCCGCGGACGCCGACCGGGAACCGCCCCGCGCGGCCCCGCCCGGCGACCGCGTCGGGACTCCGGGCGGGCCCCGTGCGGACGGGGTGCAGCGTGAACCGCTCCGGCCGGATCCGAGCGCGGAGCGTGAACGGCTCGGGTCGCATGCGAGCGCGGAGCCTGAACGGGTCGGGCCGGATCCGAGCGTGGAGCGCGACGAGCCCGACCGGCCCACGGAGATGCCGAAGCGTGCCTGGGGCAAGGTGCTGAAGGGCACCTTCAAGGAGTTCGGCGACGACGAACTCGGCGACCGGGCCGCCGCGCTGACGTACTACGGCATCCTCGCGCTCTTCCCGGCCCTGCTCGTCCTCACCTCCCTGCTCGGGCTGGCCGGCCCGTCCACCGCGCAGCGGGCACTGGAGCAGTTGGAACAGCTCGCGCCCGCCTCCGCCCGCGAGGTGATCGCCGACGCCGTGCAACAGTTGCAGGGCCGCAGCGGTGTCGGGTCCGTGGTCGCCGTCGTCGGCCTGGTGCTGGCCGTCTGGTCCGCCTCCGGATACGTCGGTGCGTTCATCCGCGCCGCCAACGCCGTCTACGACATGCCCGAGGGGCGGCCCGTCTGGGTCGTGCTGCCGGTGCGGCTCGGCGTCACGGTCGTGCTGATGGTGATGGCCGTCGCGAGCGCCCTGATCGTCGTCTTCACCGGCGGGGTCGCCCGCCGGGCGGGTGACGTGCTGGGCCTCGGCGACACCGCGCTCACGGTCTGGTCCATCGCCAAGTGGCCCGTGCTGGTCCTGCTGGTCACGAGCATGATCGCCCTCCTGTACTGGGCGACCCCGAACGCCAAGGGCCGCGGCTTCAAGTGGATCACCCCGGGCAGCCTGCTCGCCCTGCTGATCTGGCTCGCGGCCTCGGTCGGATTCGCCGTCTACGTGGCGAACTTCGCCTCGTACAACAAGACGTACGGCACCCTCGCGGGCGTCGTCGTCTTCCTGGTCTGGCTGTGGATCACCAACCTGGCCATCCTCCTGGGCCTGGAGTTCGACGCCGAGATGTCCCGCCGGCGGGCCATCATGGGCGGCCATCCGGCCGACGAGGAGCCGTACGTGCGCCCGCGCGACACCCGCGCGTGGAGCCGGGAGGAACGGGAACGCGCCGAGCACCACCCGGAGCCGGGCGACGGGCCGGACGGGCACGCGGAAGACGCCCGGGTCTGA
- a CDS encoding phage holin family protein — protein sequence MHPSVDPSPHDQADDTASASTSALVKQASEQLTLLVRQELNLATAEMRAKGKGLGLGAGLLSGAGLFAILALQGLAATGIVALALVLPLWAAALIVTGVLAVIAAVLAAAGKKQAVRATPPAPEQAIDSVKADVAEIKERAHR from the coding sequence ATGCACCCCTCAGTCGATCCCTCACCCCACGACCAGGCCGACGACACCGCTTCCGCCTCGACGAGCGCCCTCGTGAAACAGGCGTCGGAACAACTGACCCTGCTGGTCCGCCAGGAACTGAACCTGGCCACCGCCGAGATGCGCGCGAAGGGCAAAGGCCTGGGCCTCGGCGCCGGGCTCCTCAGCGGAGCGGGACTGTTCGCCATCCTGGCCCTCCAGGGCCTCGCCGCGACCGGCATCGTCGCCCTGGCCCTCGTCCTGCCGCTGTGGGCCGCGGCCCTCATCGTCACCGGCGTCCTCGCCGTGATCGCGGCCGTCCTGGCGGCGGCCGGCAAGAAGCAGGCGGTCCGGGCGACCCCGCCCGCCCCCGAGCAGGCCATCGACAGCGTGAAGGCCGACGTGGCCGAAATCAAGGAAAGGGCACATCGATGA
- a CDS encoding secondary thiamine-phosphate synthase enzyme YjbQ, with protein sequence MTDTFTTRTIDVTTGSAETVHDLTSACAAFLRETARGRDGLLNVFTPHATAGLAVIETGAGSDDDLLEALRSLLPADDRWRHRHGSPGHGRDHVLPALVPPHATLPVVGGELALGTWQSVVLVDTNRDNPHRTVRLSFLA encoded by the coding sequence GTGACAGACACCTTCACCACCCGGACGATCGACGTGACCACGGGCTCCGCGGAGACCGTGCACGACCTGACCTCGGCCTGCGCGGCCTTCCTGCGGGAGACCGCCCGTGGTCGCGACGGACTGCTCAACGTGTTCACCCCGCACGCGACGGCCGGGCTGGCGGTCATCGAGACGGGCGCCGGCAGTGACGACGACCTGTTGGAGGCACTGCGCTCGCTGCTGCCCGCCGACGACCGCTGGCGCCACCGGCACGGCTCCCCGGGGCACGGGCGTGACCACGTCCTGCCGGCCCTCGTCCCCCCGCACGCCACGCTGCCCGTGGTCGGGGGCGAACTGGCCCTGGGAACCTGGCAGTCGGTGGTCCTGGTGGACACCAACCGCGACAACCCCCACCGCACGGTACGGCTGTCGTTCCTGGCCTGA
- a CDS encoding serine/threonine-protein kinase, which translates to MSELRGSGAGPLETGDPRRIGSIPLAGRLGAGGMGRVYLGVHDGRYVAVKQLLASVVGEDEDFLRRFGHELDNLLRLPAEATAPLLASDRTARPPWFATAYIPGITLSKAVESYGGGLPADALWLLLREAAAGLKSVHGLGMVHRDLKPSNVMLTLDGLTLIDFGIARAAEQSQLTRTGMVVGTPAYMAPEQASGKREVSGATDVFALGSVLAFAASGRPPFGDESGHGVLYRVVHEEPELDSLREVEPDLADLVAACLDKDPEGRPTAAELHERAARRGPAAEPLWPAAVTASLRERAAFAAGVPEIDVPTLPLTGRDPQPSTDPAPEAGGEPAPKAGAEPDAKPAPEVVPEVVPVPGPVPGTGAEAEAEAAKGRQRSERPRRRTRVLLAVIPVVVVAGGTTLVIQNLPYTSTPQAGARGEQSAPAAVPPGGKPSTSSGAPSGQASPDRSPAPASPGTDAKDGGQVGAGGPVPVGAGGAGTGANAGVGTDAGVGAGPGPATGPGPGDGAQNGAGGSANGGNPGGAGSPRPPGGGSSTAPVPPKTPDSGTYRYRNGDKAMCITQVFGASDFGDCADSSARWTVRSASNGSFKLVNRQSGQCLYSNGLGQAVFVGDCAQDIGRLWRTGSGGSLRSEFGGGCLDLGMSSGLITNTCAGEASQRWTRQA; encoded by the coding sequence GTGTCAGAGCTGAGGGGGAGCGGGGCCGGACCGCTGGAGACGGGGGATCCGCGGCGGATCGGGTCCATTCCGTTGGCGGGACGACTCGGCGCCGGCGGTATGGGGCGGGTGTACCTCGGGGTCCATGACGGCCGGTACGTCGCCGTCAAACAGTTGCTGGCTTCCGTCGTGGGCGAGGACGAGGACTTCCTGCGCCGCTTCGGACACGAGTTGGACAACCTTTTGCGGCTGCCCGCCGAGGCCACCGCACCGTTGCTGGCCAGTGACCGGACCGCCCGGCCGCCGTGGTTCGCGACCGCGTACATCCCCGGGATCACGCTGAGCAAGGCCGTGGAGTCGTACGGCGGCGGACTCCCCGCCGACGCGCTGTGGCTGCTGCTGCGCGAGGCGGCCGCCGGACTGAAGTCGGTACACGGCCTCGGGATGGTGCACCGGGACCTGAAACCGTCCAACGTGATGCTGACCCTGGACGGTCTCACCCTCATCGACTTCGGCATCGCCCGGGCCGCCGAACAGAGCCAACTCACCAGAACGGGCATGGTGGTGGGCACGCCCGCCTACATGGCACCGGAACAGGCCTCGGGAAAGCGCGAGGTCAGCGGCGCCACCGACGTGTTCGCCCTGGGCTCGGTACTCGCCTTCGCGGCATCCGGCAGGCCTCCGTTCGGCGATGAGTCGGGGCACGGCGTGCTGTACCGCGTCGTCCACGAGGAACCGGAACTGGACTCCCTGCGGGAAGTGGAGCCCGACCTCGCCGACCTCGTCGCGGCCTGCCTCGACAAGGATCCCGAGGGCCGCCCCACCGCCGCCGAACTCCACGAGCGCGCCGCGCGTCGGGGCCCGGCGGCCGAGCCCTTGTGGCCCGCGGCCGTCACGGCGAGCCTGCGGGAGCGGGCCGCCTTCGCCGCGGGCGTGCCGGAGATCGACGTACCGACGCTGCCGCTCACCGGCCGGGATCCCCAGCCGTCGACGGACCCGGCGCCCGAGGCAGGCGGGGAGCCCGCCCCGAAGGCCGGTGCGGAGCCGGACGCGAAACCCGCGCCCGAGGTGGTGCCCGAGGTCGTACCCGTGCCCGGGCCCGTACCCGGGACCGGCGCCGAGGCCGAGGCCGAGGCCGCGAAGGGGCGGCAGCGGTCCGAGCGGCCGCGGCGCCGCACCCGGGTCCTGCTCGCCGTCATCCCCGTCGTCGTGGTCGCGGGGGGCACGACGCTGGTCATCCAGAACCTGCCGTACACGTCCACGCCGCAGGCCGGCGCGCGGGGCGAGCAGTCCGCCCCCGCCGCGGTGCCCCCCGGCGGGAAGCCGTCGACGTCGAGCGGCGCCCCCTCCGGTCAGGCGTCCCCCGACCGGTCCCCGGCCCCGGCGAGTCCCGGCACGGACGCCAAGGACGGAGGTCAGGTGGGAGCGGGCGGACCCGTACCCGTGGGCGCCGGCGGCGCGGGGACCGGCGCGAACGCGGGCGTGGGCACGGACGCGGGCGTGGGTGCGGGGCCCGGCCCCGCGACGGGCCCGGGCCCCGGGGACGGCGCCCAGAACGGCGCCGGAGGCTCCGCGAACGGTGGCAACCCCGGCGGCGCCGGCAGCCCCCGCCCTCCCGGCGGCGGATCGTCCACCGCCCCGGTACCCCCCAAGACACCCGACTCCGGTACCTACCGCTACCGGAACGGCGACAAGGCGATGTGCATCACCCAGGTCTTCGGGGCGTCGGACTTCGGCGACTGCGCCGACTCCTCCGCGCGATGGACCGTGCGGAGCGCATCGAACGGCAGCTTCAAGCTCGTCAACCGGCAGAGCGGCCAGTGCCTGTACTCCAACGGCCTCGGCCAAGCCGTCTTCGTGGGCGACTGCGCCCAGGACATCGGCCGGCTGTGGCGCACGGGCTCGGGCGGCAGCCTCCGCAGCGAGTTCGGCGGCGGTTGCCTCGACCTCGGCATGAGCAGCGGCCTGATCACGAACACCTGCGCCGGCGAAGCGTCACAGCGCTGGACGAGGCAGGCCTAG
- a CDS encoding epoxide hydrolase family protein: MPDASPRPEPFTLRTAPAALDDLGARLRATRWPDEPEDAGWSLGTDLDYLRGLVAHWADGFDWPAQEAALARLPHFRVALGGLGIHFVHVRAVTPEGSRPALPLVLSHGWPDSFWRYTKVIPLLTDPGAHGADPADAFDVVVPDMPGFGYSDRPVGPPLDTIAVAGLWAELMGVLGYARFGAAGGDMGSHVSRYLGLDHSDRVVAVHRTDAGLPLYMGDPADLAPEERAWLADAAAWGAAEGAYAALHRTKPQTAAFGLTDSPAGLAAWIVEKLRAWSDCGGDVERSFTKDEILTNVMVYWLTGTIGSSMRTYRANAAIPLAQHARRVEVPSGFSLFRGDVVRPPRAWLERTTNVVRVTEPARGGHFAAFEEPELYAEELRTFFRPYRATATG, encoded by the coding sequence ATGCCGGACGCCTCTCCCCGCCCCGAGCCGTTCACCCTCCGGACCGCCCCGGCGGCCCTCGACGACCTCGGCGCACGACTGCGGGCGACGCGTTGGCCGGACGAACCCGAGGACGCCGGGTGGTCGCTCGGCACCGACCTCGACTACCTGCGCGGGCTCGTCGCCCACTGGGCGGACGGCTTCGACTGGCCCGCGCAGGAGGCGGCGCTCGCCCGGCTCCCCCACTTCCGTGTCGCGCTCGGCGGGCTGGGGATCCATTTCGTGCACGTCCGGGCCGTGACGCCGGAGGGGTCCCGGCCCGCCCTGCCCCTGGTCCTCAGTCACGGCTGGCCGGACTCGTTCTGGCGCTACACGAAGGTCATCCCGCTCCTCACCGACCCCGGCGCGCACGGCGCCGACCCCGCGGACGCCTTCGACGTGGTCGTGCCCGACATGCCGGGGTTCGGCTACTCGGACCGCCCCGTCGGACCCCCCCTCGACACCATCGCCGTCGCCGGTCTGTGGGCCGAGCTGATGGGCGTACTCGGCTACGCCCGGTTCGGCGCGGCGGGCGGGGACATGGGCAGCCACGTGAGCCGCTACCTCGGGCTGGACCACTCCGATCGGGTCGTGGCCGTCCACCGCACCGACGCGGGGCTGCCGCTGTACATGGGCGACCCGGCGGACCTCGCGCCCGAGGAACGCGCCTGGCTCGCCGACGCCGCGGCCTGGGGCGCCGCCGAGGGCGCCTACGCCGCCCTGCACCGGACGAAGCCGCAGACCGCCGCGTTCGGGCTGACCGACTCGCCGGCCGGGCTCGCCGCGTGGATCGTGGAGAAGCTCCGGGCGTGGAGCGACTGCGGCGGCGACGTCGAACGGAGCTTCACGAAGGACGAGATCCTCACGAACGTCATGGTGTACTGGCTCACCGGGACCATCGGCTCGTCGATGCGCACGTACCGCGCGAACGCCGCGATCCCGCTCGCGCAGCACGCCCGCCGGGTCGAGGTGCCCTCCGGTTTCTCCCTCTTCCGCGGTGACGTCGTCCGCCCGCCCCGGGCGTGGCTGGAACGCACGACGAACGTCGTCCGCGTGACCGAGCCCGCCCGCGGCGGGCACTTCGCGGCGTTCGAGGAACCCGAGCTGTACGCCGAGGAACTGCGCACCTTCTTCCGTCCGTACCGGGCGACGGCCACGGGCTGA